In a genomic window of Cyprinus carpio isolate SPL01 chromosome A10, ASM1834038v1, whole genome shotgun sequence:
- the LOC109071203 gene encoding cortexin-3-like, whose translation MDPTFSLGDKDEVHVEDVGPLRLRMRERLLWDEPLQISWLMEAEPFTSSLQTGGPVAGAGMTLEQKTTFAFVIFLFVFLCMLIVRCFRILLDPYRSMPTSTWADGLDGLEKGQFDYTLA comes from the exons ATGGATCCCACATTCTCACTTGGAGACAAAG atgaggtccatgTGGAGGATGTGGGGCCCCTGCGCCTGAGGATGCGTGAGCGTCTGCTGTGGGACGAGCCGCTGCAGATCTCCTGGCTGATGGAGGCCGAGCCGTTCACCTCCTCCCTCCAGACGGGGGGTCCTGTGGCGGGCGCCGGCATGACcctggagcagaagaccaccttTGCCTTCGTCATCTTCCTCTTTGTCTTCCTCTGCATGCTGATCGTGCGCTGCTTCCGCATCCTGCTGGACCCCTACCGCAGCATGCCCACCTCCACCTGGGCAGACGGTCTGGACGGCCTCGAGAAGGGCCAGTTTGATTACACACTGgcatag